One stretch of Amycolatopsis tolypomycina DNA includes these proteins:
- a CDS encoding acetoacetate--CoA ligase → MILRPVAPDVRETTEIGRYLKWLEARGHFFDDYAALHRWSVTDLDGFWSSIADFFGVRRHTPATAVVPDRTMPGTEWFPGATLNYAEHALGHGPDDEPAVIAYSQTRERTELTWGTLRDQVARARAGLARLGVGRGDRVVAYLPNIPEAVVAYLAVASLGAIWASCAPEFGARSVVDRFGQIEPRVLLTVSGYRYGAKDVDRRAEVAEIRAGLPTAEHVVHVSYGDHDLPGTLAWNDLLTESAPGFEPVGFAHPLCVLFSSGTTGKPKAIVHGHGGILLEHLKNHGLSWDLRQGDRILWFSTTAWMMWNALVSGLLTGASIVLVDGNPLHPDLAWQWRLAAETRATLMGASPGFLMACRKAGLDPAADHDLSALRQLGAAGSPLPAEGFHWVHEKFPGVLLNVGSGGTDVCSGIVQGSPLQPVVAGEISGPCLGVDAQAFDEHGARVVGELGELVITAPMPSMPVGFWGDDSGSRYRETYFSTYPGIWRHGDWIRFSPEGSCVIAGRSDATLNRGGVRLGTAEFYAVVEELPEIEDSLVVHLEDPAGGNGDLRLFVALGHGFSLDDDLRGKIASALRSALSPRHVPDAITAVPAIPRNRTGKKLELPVKKLLRGAPAGDVVGRDVLADPASLDAFLGERA, encoded by the coding sequence ATGATCCTCCGCCCGGTCGCGCCCGACGTCCGCGAGACCACCGAGATCGGCCGGTACCTGAAGTGGCTGGAAGCCCGTGGGCACTTCTTCGACGACTACGCCGCGCTGCACCGGTGGTCGGTGACCGACCTCGACGGCTTCTGGTCGTCGATCGCGGACTTCTTCGGCGTCCGCCGGCACACCCCGGCCACGGCGGTGGTGCCCGACCGCACGATGCCGGGCACCGAATGGTTCCCCGGCGCCACCCTGAACTACGCCGAGCACGCCCTCGGCCACGGCCCCGACGACGAACCCGCGGTCATCGCCTACTCCCAGACGCGGGAGCGCACCGAGCTGACCTGGGGGACGCTGCGCGACCAGGTCGCCCGCGCCCGGGCGGGGCTGGCCCGGCTCGGCGTCGGCCGCGGCGACCGCGTCGTCGCGTACCTGCCGAACATCCCCGAAGCCGTGGTCGCCTACCTCGCGGTCGCCAGCCTGGGCGCGATCTGGGCCTCCTGCGCCCCGGAGTTCGGCGCCCGCTCGGTGGTCGACCGGTTCGGCCAGATCGAGCCGCGGGTGCTGCTGACGGTGTCCGGGTACCGCTACGGCGCCAAGGACGTCGACCGCCGCGCCGAGGTCGCGGAGATCCGCGCGGGCCTGCCGACTGCCGAGCACGTCGTGCACGTCTCCTACGGCGACCACGACCTGCCCGGCACGCTCGCGTGGAACGACCTGCTCACCGAAAGCGCGCCCGGGTTCGAGCCGGTCGGCTTCGCGCACCCCCTGTGCGTGCTGTTCTCCTCCGGCACCACGGGCAAGCCGAAGGCGATCGTGCACGGCCACGGCGGGATCCTGCTGGAGCACCTCAAGAACCACGGCCTCAGCTGGGACCTGCGCCAGGGCGACCGGATCCTGTGGTTCTCCACCACCGCCTGGATGATGTGGAACGCGCTGGTGTCGGGACTGCTCACCGGCGCGTCGATCGTGCTGGTCGACGGCAACCCGCTGCACCCGGACCTGGCCTGGCAGTGGCGGCTGGCCGCCGAAACGCGGGCGACGCTGATGGGCGCGAGCCCGGGATTCCTGATGGCGTGCCGGAAAGCGGGTCTCGACCCGGCCGCCGACCACGACCTGTCCGCCCTGCGGCAGCTCGGCGCGGCCGGCAGCCCGCTGCCCGCCGAGGGCTTCCACTGGGTGCACGAGAAGTTCCCGGGCGTCCTGCTCAACGTCGGCAGCGGCGGCACGGACGTGTGCAGCGGCATCGTCCAGGGCAGCCCGCTGCAGCCGGTCGTGGCCGGCGAGATCTCCGGGCCCTGCCTCGGCGTCGACGCCCAGGCCTTCGACGAGCACGGCGCCCGGGTCGTCGGGGAACTGGGCGAGCTGGTGATCACCGCCCCGATGCCGTCGATGCCGGTGGGGTTCTGGGGCGACGACTCCGGCTCGCGGTACCGCGAAACGTACTTCTCGACATACCCCGGGATCTGGCGGCACGGCGACTGGATCCGGTTCTCGCCCGAGGGCAGCTGCGTCATCGCCGGCCGCTCGGACGCCACCCTCAACCGCGGCGGCGTCCGGCTGGGCACCGCCGAGTTCTACGCCGTCGTCGAGGAGCTCCCGGAGATCGAGGACTCCCTCGTCGTGCACCTCGAAGACCCCGCGGGCGGCAACGGCGACCTGCGGCTGTTCGTGGCGCTGGGCCACGGCTTCTCGCTCGACGACGACCTGCGCGGCAAGATCGCCTCGGCGTTGCGGAGCGCGTTGTCGCCGCGGCACGTGCCCGACGCGATCACCGCCGTCCCGGCGATCCCCCGCAACCGCACCGGGAAGAAACTGGAGCTGCCGGTGAAGAAACTGCTCCGCGGCGCCCCGGCCGGGGACGTCGTCGGCCGGGACGTGCTGGCCGATCCCGCGTCGCTCGACGCCTTCCTCGGGGAGCGGGCATGA
- a CDS encoding 3-hydroxyacyl-CoA dehydrogenase NAD-binding domain-containing protein, whose protein sequence is MTVRITSSPAGRAPKPGPITTVAIVGTGVIGAGWAAHFLARGFDVVATDPAPGAEDRLRADVAAHWPTLVRLGLAEGASQDRLSFATEAGAAAAEADFVQENGPEREDVKHRLFGVLDEAARPDVILASSSSGLLPSVIARGCPKHPERVLVGHPFNPPHVIPLVEVVPGRETAPEVVDRAVEFYTAAGKRPIRLTREVPGHVANRLQAALWQEAYSLVERRVATVADIDAAIAHGPGLRWAVLGPFVNQHLSGGAGGLAHVLRHLGPPTEEWWRDLGRVHLTPELAERLVAGVDAELAGTDHDRLVAARDAVLDRLLAAKAAQPDLP, encoded by the coding sequence ATGACCGTCCGGATCACCTCGTCCCCGGCCGGCCGCGCGCCGAAGCCCGGCCCGATCACCACCGTCGCGATCGTCGGGACCGGCGTGATCGGGGCCGGCTGGGCCGCGCACTTCCTCGCGCGCGGCTTCGACGTCGTCGCCACCGACCCGGCGCCGGGCGCCGAAGACCGGTTGCGCGCCGACGTCGCGGCGCACTGGCCCACGCTGGTCCGGCTCGGCCTCGCCGAAGGGGCGTCCCAGGATCGGCTGAGCTTCGCCACCGAAGCCGGCGCCGCCGCGGCGGAGGCCGATTTCGTGCAGGAGAACGGCCCCGAGCGCGAAGACGTCAAGCACCGCCTGTTCGGCGTGCTCGACGAGGCCGCGCGGCCGGACGTGATCCTGGCGAGCAGCTCGTCGGGGCTGCTGCCGAGCGTCATCGCGCGGGGCTGCCCGAAGCACCCCGAGCGCGTGCTCGTCGGGCACCCGTTCAACCCGCCCCACGTGATCCCGCTCGTCGAGGTCGTCCCCGGCCGGGAGACCGCGCCCGAGGTCGTCGACCGCGCCGTCGAGTTCTACACCGCGGCGGGCAAGCGGCCGATCCGGCTGACCCGGGAGGTACCCGGCCACGTCGCCAACCGGCTGCAGGCCGCGCTGTGGCAGGAGGCGTATTCGCTGGTGGAACGCAGGGTCGCGACGGTGGCCGACATCGACGCGGCGATCGCACACGGGCCCGGCCTGCGCTGGGCCGTGCTCGGCCCGTTCGTCAACCAGCACCTCTCCGGCGGCGCGGGCGGGCTCGCGCACGTCCTGCGCCACCTCGGCCCGCCGACCGAAGAGTGGTGGCGCGACCTCGGCCGCGTCCACCTGACGCCGGAACTCGCCGAACGCCTCGTCGCCGGCGTCGACGCCGAGCTGGCCGGCACCGACCACGACCGGCTCGTCGCCGCCCGCGACGCCGTCCTCGACCGCCTGCTGGCCGCCAAGGCCGCGCAGCCCGACCTGCCCTGA
- the couO gene encoding 4-hydroxyphenyl-beta-ketoacyl-CoA hydrolase, producing MDLSSLTAIDVHTHVEQDGHGCFALDQELLDASEKYFRAGQDRTPTVTAIAEHYRARNMAAVVFTVDAPAATGHPALSSEEIADAAAEHADVLIPFGSVDPHAGKAAVLRARRLVTEHGVRGFKFHPSLQAFEPNDVRYYPLYEAIAELGVPALFHTGQTGIGAGLPGGHGIKLRYSNPMLLDDVAADFPDLTVILAHPSVPWQDEAISVATHKANVYIDLSGWSPKYFPPQLVRAANTLLKRKVLFGSDFPVITPDRWLADFAALDLKDEVRPLILKDNAIEVLGLR from the coding sequence GTGGATCTTTCCTCCCTGACCGCCATCGACGTCCACACCCACGTCGAGCAGGACGGCCACGGCTGTTTCGCCCTCGACCAGGAACTGCTGGACGCGTCGGAGAAGTACTTCCGTGCCGGCCAGGACCGGACGCCGACGGTGACCGCGATCGCCGAGCACTACCGGGCGCGGAACATGGCCGCCGTCGTCTTCACGGTCGACGCGCCGGCCGCGACCGGGCACCCCGCGCTGTCGAGCGAGGAGATCGCCGACGCGGCCGCGGAGCACGCGGACGTGCTCATCCCGTTCGGCTCGGTCGACCCGCACGCGGGCAAGGCCGCCGTGCTCCGTGCGCGGCGGCTGGTCACCGAGCACGGGGTGCGCGGGTTCAAGTTCCACCCGAGCCTGCAGGCGTTCGAGCCCAACGACGTCCGGTACTACCCGCTCTACGAAGCGATCGCGGAGCTGGGCGTCCCGGCGCTGTTCCACACCGGGCAGACCGGCATCGGCGCCGGCCTGCCGGGCGGGCACGGCATCAAGCTGCGCTACTCGAACCCGATGCTGCTCGACGACGTCGCCGCCGATTTCCCGGACCTGACGGTGATCCTGGCGCACCCGTCGGTGCCGTGGCAGGACGAGGCGATCTCGGTCGCGACGCACAAGGCGAACGTGTACATCGACCTGTCGGGCTGGTCGCCCAAGTACTTCCCGCCGCAGCTGGTCCGCGCGGCCAACACGCTGCTGAAGCGGAAGGTGCTGTTCGGCTCGGACTTCCCGGTGATCACCCCGGACCGCTGGCTCGCCGACTTCGCCGCACTGGACCTCAAGGACGAGGTGCGGCCGCTGATCCTCAAGGACAACGCCATCGAAGTACTCGGGCTGCGTTGA
- a CDS encoding DUF2188 domain-containing protein produces MAEGDVHTYYEDGLWKNRVEGGRRASNTSPRRVDAVLAGRQIARKRRVGHFVHTPEGEVEAERDYRPRTPRAGR; encoded by the coding sequence GTGGCGGAGGGTGACGTGCACACCTACTACGAAGACGGACTGTGGAAGAACCGCGTCGAAGGCGGCCGCCGGGCGTCCAACACCTCCCCCCGCCGCGTCGACGCCGTCCTGGCGGGGCGGCAGATCGCCCGCAAGCGCCGGGTCGGGCACTTCGTCCACACCCCGGAGGGCGAGGTCGAGGCCGAGCGCGACTACCGGCCCCGCACCCCGCGCGCCGGCCGATGA
- a CDS encoding ATP-binding protein translates to MLARHNSVWLVPRHGAPAKAAVVGVLDRTTYPQLRDRLLEFAVDSDDGVLIDIERLELRDRALIRVFALVALRVGDWPAIPFALVTGRPEQRAALAASCVPVYPDAATAEAALTRPARRRVGRLLDRSPRTSARARGFVRGICAEWMVPELAEDAELVATELVENTLRHTDSVPRLRLELRRRTLAVEVADESARPAVLREGLDLVHAGLGLRMVTKVAKRWGSSRSRSGGKTVWALLARS, encoded by the coding sequence GTGCTCGCCCGGCACAATTCGGTGTGGCTGGTTCCCCGGCACGGAGCTCCGGCGAAGGCCGCGGTCGTCGGCGTGCTGGACCGGACAACGTACCCGCAGCTGCGCGACCGGCTGCTCGAGTTCGCGGTGGACTCCGACGACGGGGTGCTGATCGACATCGAGCGCCTCGAACTGCGCGACCGCGCGCTGATCAGGGTGTTCGCCCTGGTCGCCCTGCGCGTCGGCGACTGGCCGGCGATCCCGTTCGCGCTGGTGACCGGCCGCCCGGAACAGCGGGCCGCGCTGGCGGCCAGCTGCGTGCCGGTGTACCCGGACGCGGCCACGGCGGAGGCGGCGCTGACGCGCCCGGCCCGCCGGCGCGTGGGCCGCCTGCTCGACCGGTCACCGCGCACGTCGGCGCGCGCCCGCGGGTTCGTCCGCGGGATCTGCGCCGAGTGGATGGTGCCCGAGCTGGCCGAGGACGCCGAGCTGGTCGCCACCGAGCTGGTGGAGAACACGCTCCGGCACACCGATTCGGTGCCCCGCCTGCGGCTCGAGCTGCGGCGCCGGACCCTGGCGGTCGAGGTCGCGGACGAGAGCGCGCGCCCGGCGGTGCTGCGCGAGGGGCTGGACCTGGTCCACGCGGGCCTGGGGCTGCGGATGGTCACCAAGGTCGCGAAGCGGTGGGGGAGCAGCCGGTCGCGCTCGGGTGGGAAGACCGTGTGGGCCCTGCTGGCCCGTTCGTGA
- a CDS encoding DUF4383 domain-containing protein: protein MASMETEVRRTPRQLLAAIVGVVFLLVGVLGFIPGVTTNYDMLTFAGHDSGALLLGIFAVSILHNIVHLAFGVAGLAMARTASGARAFLVGGGVIYLVLWLYGLLIDHGSAANFVPVNTADNWLHLGLAVGMIALGLIPLGATRGPVADSR from the coding sequence ATGGCATCGATGGAGACCGAGGTCCGGCGCACCCCGCGCCAGCTTCTCGCCGCGATCGTGGGAGTGGTTTTCCTGCTGGTCGGGGTGCTGGGGTTCATCCCCGGCGTGACGACGAACTACGACATGCTGACCTTCGCCGGGCACGATTCCGGCGCCCTGCTCCTGGGCATCTTCGCCGTTTCGATCCTGCACAACATCGTGCACCTCGCCTTCGGCGTCGCCGGGCTGGCCATGGCGCGCACCGCGAGCGGCGCCCGGGCGTTCCTCGTCGGCGGCGGCGTGATCTACCTGGTCCTGTGGCTCTACGGCCTGCTGATCGACCACGGCAGCGCGGCCAACTTCGTCCCCGTCAACACCGCCGACAACTGGCTGCACCTCGGCCTCGCCGTCGGCATGATCGCGCTCGGCCTGATCCCGCTGGGCGCCACGCGCGGCCCCGTCGCCGACTCGCGCTGA
- a CDS encoding DUF6204 family protein, whose protein sequence is MPTYRVLVRGKFDRPAGAVREKLLANASDDDLSGLAFGEPGTLTYSRHLGGFTFRVLVEVPAGGDAQRRAHEEAELRAMELLDREGYPYRDLTVGSTCLDDVRTAR, encoded by the coding sequence ATGCCGACCTACCGCGTCCTCGTCCGGGGCAAGTTCGACCGGCCGGCCGGGGCCGTCCGCGAGAAGCTCCTCGCCAACGCAAGCGACGACGACCTGTCCGGCCTTGCGTTCGGCGAACCGGGAACGCTGACCTACAGCAGGCACCTCGGCGGGTTCACCTTCCGCGTGCTGGTCGAGGTCCCCGCGGGCGGCGACGCCCAGCGGCGTGCGCACGAGGAAGCCGAGCTGCGGGCGATGGAGCTGCTGGACCGCGAGGGCTACCCGTACCGGGACCTCACGGTCGGCTCGACGTGCCTGGACGACGTCAGAACTGCGCGCTAG
- a CDS encoding BCCT family transporter has translation MTSQDDSRAEERVADVANAPDTTGPGHSPDEHVPLGVAADRPAATDRVVFGVAAVLALAIIGWGVLSPASLANVASSVLNDAVIPYGGWAFVLTASGFVLFAVCLAISRYGRIPLGGDKELPEFRTSSWIAMMFSAGMGIGLMFFGVYEPVSHLAAPPPGTAAPNSDEAVHTAMATTLFHWTVHPWAIYAVVGLAIAYSTFRKGRTQLISSVFAPLLGNRRTEGPLGKAIDVMAIFATLFGSAASLGLGALQVGGGMGAVGWIADPGKGLLVAIIAILTVAFIASAVSGVAKGIQWLSNINMVLAAVLAVFVLVVGPTVLILNIVPGAIGDYFREFAEMSGRTGMTGGEQMQTWLSGWTVFYWAWWISWTPFVGMFIARISRGRTIRQFIFGVIAIPSVVSLLWFAIFGGAAISRQRAGTDIAGAGSAQSATFELLETLPWFVPIAILVMLLVSIFFVSGADAASVVMGTLSQRGSVHPEKSVVIFWGVLMGAVAAVMLLVGGTEALTGLQNLTILIAVPFLFVMVGLCVSVWKDLRHDPLMQQHPGLRPGPGASPPGTPEKQQEDAMMRSLKELHDERHDERRRRLGRTHRR, from the coding sequence ATGACTTCGCAGGACGACAGCCGAGCGGAAGAGCGGGTGGCGGACGTCGCCAACGCACCGGACACCACCGGGCCCGGGCACTCGCCCGACGAGCACGTTCCCCTCGGCGTCGCGGCCGATCGGCCGGCCGCCACCGACCGCGTCGTGTTCGGGGTCGCGGCCGTGCTCGCGCTCGCCATCATCGGCTGGGGCGTGCTGTCCCCGGCGAGCCTCGCCAACGTCGCCTCGAGCGTGCTGAACGACGCCGTGATCCCCTACGGCGGCTGGGCTTTCGTGCTCACCGCCAGCGGGTTCGTCCTCTTCGCGGTGTGCCTGGCCATCAGCCGGTACGGCCGGATCCCGCTGGGCGGGGACAAGGAGCTGCCGGAGTTCCGGACGTCGTCGTGGATCGCGATGATGTTCAGCGCCGGGATGGGCATCGGCCTGATGTTCTTCGGGGTCTACGAGCCGGTTTCGCACCTGGCCGCCCCGCCACCGGGGACGGCGGCGCCGAACTCCGACGAAGCCGTCCACACCGCGATGGCCACCACCCTCTTCCACTGGACCGTGCACCCGTGGGCCATCTACGCGGTCGTCGGCCTCGCGATCGCCTACAGCACGTTCCGCAAGGGCCGGACCCAGCTGATCAGCTCGGTGTTCGCGCCGCTGCTCGGGAACCGGCGCACCGAAGGCCCGCTGGGCAAGGCGATCGACGTCATGGCGATCTTCGCCACGCTGTTCGGTTCGGCCGCTTCGCTCGGCCTCGGCGCGCTGCAGGTCGGCGGCGGCATGGGCGCCGTCGGCTGGATCGCCGACCCGGGCAAGGGCCTGCTGGTGGCGATCATCGCGATCCTCACCGTCGCGTTCATCGCGTCGGCCGTTTCCGGGGTGGCCAAGGGCATCCAGTGGCTGTCCAACATCAACATGGTGCTCGCCGCGGTGCTCGCGGTGTTCGTGCTGGTGGTCGGGCCGACCGTGCTGATCCTCAACATCGTGCCCGGCGCGATCGGGGACTACTTCCGCGAGTTCGCCGAGATGTCCGGCCGCACCGGCATGACCGGCGGCGAGCAGATGCAGACGTGGCTGTCCGGCTGGACGGTCTTCTACTGGGCGTGGTGGATCTCCTGGACGCCGTTCGTGGGCATGTTCATCGCCCGCATCTCGCGCGGCCGCACCATCCGGCAGTTCATCTTCGGCGTCATCGCGATCCCGAGCGTCGTGAGCCTGCTGTGGTTCGCGATCTTCGGCGGCGCGGCGATCAGCAGGCAGCGCGCGGGCACGGACATCGCGGGTGCGGGCAGCGCGCAGTCGGCGACGTTCGAGCTGCTGGAGACCCTGCCGTGGTTCGTGCCGATCGCGATACTGGTGATGCTGCTGGTGTCGATCTTCTTCGTCTCCGGCGCGGACGCCGCCTCGGTGGTGATGGGCACGCTGTCCCAACGCGGCAGCGTCCACCCCGAGAAGAGCGTGGTGATCTTCTGGGGCGTGCTGATGGGCGCGGTCGCGGCGGTCATGCTGCTGGTCGGCGGCACCGAGGCGCTGACAGGGCTGCAGAACCTCACGATCCTGATCGCGGTGCCGTTCCTGTTCGTGATGGTCGGGCTGTGCGTTTCGGTCTGGAAGGACCTGCGCCACGACCCGCTGATGCAGCAACATCCGGGGCTTCGCCCCGGGCCGGGGGCTTCGCCACCCGGAACCCCCGAAAAGCAGCAGGAGGACGCGATGATGCGGTCGCTGAAGGAACTGCACGACGAACGCCACGACGAACGCCGGCGCCGGCTCGGCCGCACGCACCGGCGCTGA
- a CDS encoding NAD-dependent epimerase/dehydratase family protein produces the protein MTGATGFIGTAVLRELVARGMGTRIRVLVRGPAPAWMTDAGVTTWRGDLTDAPSLAGLCAGITSLVHLASQVGGEQALCTAVNEDGTAKILAEARIAGTAHVLYLSTCAVYRDGVHRGAAEPVDGSGLVTEPASPTSRSRLASEHLVLAAGGTVLRPHLVYGTGDRHVVPALARWIRAVPAWAAGGAACTSLVAVTDLAAAIAVLALDPRPHRGAEVFHVADPHPIRVRRLVTAMCELLGLPVPVADLPLAEHRARTRAALPSLSDHQYSLLTQDHWYESSRIWRRTGVSPGPGFGRRLAEAADWYRESLGIPRPAA, from the coding sequence GTGACCGGCGCGACCGGCTTCATCGGCACCGCGGTGCTGCGCGAGCTGGTCGCGCGGGGCATGGGCACGCGGATCCGCGTCCTCGTCCGGGGCCCGGCGCCGGCGTGGATGACGGACGCCGGCGTGACGACGTGGCGGGGTGACCTCACCGACGCGCCGAGCCTCGCCGGGCTGTGCGCCGGGATCACGAGCCTGGTGCACCTCGCGTCGCAGGTCGGCGGGGAACAGGCGTTGTGCACGGCCGTCAACGAGGACGGCACGGCCAAGATTCTCGCGGAGGCCCGCATCGCGGGCACGGCGCACGTGCTGTACCTGAGCACGTGCGCGGTCTACCGCGACGGCGTCCACCGGGGCGCCGCGGAGCCGGTGGACGGCTCCGGGCTGGTGACGGAACCGGCGTCGCCGACCAGCCGGAGCAGGCTGGCGAGCGAGCACCTGGTCCTGGCCGCCGGTGGCACCGTGCTGCGGCCGCACCTGGTCTACGGCACCGGCGACCGCCACGTGGTGCCGGCGCTGGCCCGCTGGATCCGGGCGGTCCCGGCGTGGGCGGCGGGCGGCGCGGCGTGCACTTCACTGGTGGCGGTGACCGACCTGGCCGCGGCGATCGCGGTGCTGGCGCTCGACCCGCGGCCCCACCGCGGCGCCGAGGTCTTCCACGTGGCCGACCCGCACCCGATCCGGGTCCGCAGGCTGGTCACGGCGATGTGCGAGCTCCTCGGCCTGCCGGTGCCGGTCGCCGACCTGCCGCTCGCCGAGCACCGCGCCCGCACGCGGGCGGCACTGCCGTCCTTGAGCGACCACCAGTACTCCCTGCTCACGCAGGACCACTGGTACGAGAGCAGCCGCATCTGGCGCCGCACCGGCGTGTCCCCGGGGCCGGGCTTCGGCCGCCGCCTGGCGGAGGCGGCGGACTGGTACCGCGAGTCACTGGGGATCCCCCGGCCGGCCGCCTGA
- a CDS encoding ScbA/BarX family gamma-butyrolactone biosynthesis protein, translating to MREIPETKINDRPPTAVDFQQTIPRGLVHRAAVSEVFVTDLNILGEHRFEVGAQWPRRHSFFGPRTPEFHDPMLYAETVRQAALLIAHRAYGVPISHSFLSDRKTYSIDTTGLATLGRPVDVVLRASAHEIEYRGKNVGGMRLDFECFRDGHLIGTSSESWRCVSPAVYRRVRGDHFAATPFQAAVLPAVTPALVGRDRAEDVLVAATETDGTWSLRCDPDHAVLFDHAVDHVPGMALIEGSRQAALLAIGDPYAIPAHAEFRFDTYVEFDSDCRLVAEADAAGADRVRTVRVDIQQKGATAAHGTLGMRLS from the coding sequence GTGCGCGAAATACCCGAAACCAAGATCAACGACAGGCCGCCCACCGCGGTCGATTTCCAGCAGACGATCCCGCGGGGCCTCGTGCACCGCGCGGCCGTCTCGGAAGTTTTCGTCACCGACCTGAACATCCTCGGCGAACACCGGTTCGAAGTCGGGGCGCAGTGGCCGCGCCGGCACAGCTTCTTCGGGCCGAGGACGCCGGAGTTCCACGACCCGATGCTGTACGCGGAGACGGTGCGCCAGGCCGCGCTGCTGATCGCGCACCGGGCGTACGGCGTGCCGATCAGCCACAGCTTCCTGTCCGACCGGAAGACGTACTCGATCGACACGACGGGACTGGCCACGCTGGGGCGGCCGGTCGACGTGGTCCTGCGGGCCAGTGCGCACGAGATCGAGTACCGGGGCAAGAACGTCGGCGGCATGCGGCTGGACTTCGAGTGCTTCCGCGACGGTCACCTGATCGGCACCAGCTCGGAGAGCTGGCGCTGCGTCTCGCCGGCGGTCTACCGCCGGGTGCGGGGCGACCACTTCGCGGCGACCCCGTTCCAGGCGGCGGTCCTGCCCGCGGTCACTCCGGCGCTGGTGGGCCGCGACCGCGCGGAGGACGTGCTGGTGGCGGCGACGGAGACGGACGGCACGTGGTCGCTGCGGTGCGACCCGGACCACGCGGTGCTCTTCGACCACGCGGTCGACCACGTGCCGGGGATGGCGCTCATCGAAGGCTCGCGGCAGGCGGCCCTGCTGGCGATCGGCGACCCGTACGCCATCCCCGCGCACGCGGAGTTCCGGTTCGACACCTACGTGGAGTTCGACTCCGACTGCCGGCTGGTGGCCGAAGCGGACGCCGCGGGAGCGGACCGCGTGCGGACCGTCCGGGTGGACATCCAGCAGAAGGGTGCCACCGCCGCGCACGGCACGCTGGGGATGCGTTTGTCGTGA
- a CDS encoding ScbR family autoregulator-binding transcription factor produces MARQERAEQTRNAILEAAASRFDAVGFFGASLSDILTEAGVTKGALYFHFKSKEDLADALIDEQFTVWDPLAAIENPGLQTVIDLTQGMAASLQTDVRVRASIRLVIEQGSFIAPAGNAYKRWIDTIHGCLLAAKAAGDLRKEVNAHDLAQFVQGSFTGIQLSSQVLTGRTDLLERVTFMWRTILQSVVPPRRMHRFIAEGTAQVSETA; encoded by the coding sequence TTGGCTCGCCAAGAGCGCGCGGAGCAGACACGGAACGCCATCCTGGAGGCCGCGGCCTCCAGGTTCGACGCGGTCGGCTTCTTTGGCGCGAGCCTCTCGGACATCCTGACCGAGGCAGGTGTCACGAAGGGCGCACTGTACTTCCACTTCAAGTCGAAGGAAGACCTGGCCGACGCACTGATCGACGAGCAGTTCACGGTCTGGGACCCGCTGGCGGCGATCGAGAACCCCGGCCTGCAGACGGTCATCGACCTGACCCAGGGGATGGCGGCCAGCCTGCAAACGGACGTCCGGGTCCGCGCGAGCATCCGGCTGGTCATCGAGCAGGGCTCGTTCATCGCACCGGCGGGCAACGCGTACAAGAGGTGGATCGACACGATCCACGGCTGCCTGCTCGCCGCGAAGGCCGCGGGCGACCTGCGCAAGGAGGTCAACGCCCACGACCTCGCCCAGTTCGTGCAGGGGTCGTTCACCGGGATCCAGCTCAGTTCGCAGGTGCTCACCGGGCGGACGGACCTGCTCGAACGCGTGACGTTCATGTGGCGGACGATCCTGCAGTCGGTGGTGCCGCCCCGGCGGATGCACCGGTTCATCGCCGAAGGGACCGCGCAGGTGAGCGAGACGGCCTGA
- a CDS encoding ScbR family autoregulator-binding transcription factor: protein MTKQARSEHTRRLLLEAAAELLHQDGYAATSMVGIAQAAGVTKGGLYFHFSSKDEICDEVQVAATAVLAEHVHRQRVLPRQALPRLADLSHALMHWLDTDPTVGASFRMAREMGSADERFVAFSRAWLAQVHRYVADALEAGELGTDIPIETAELLVAVTCVGLESAVSSRIVKPEGDLAATLSKLWRLIELSPQAPSRRA from the coding sequence GTGACCAAGCAGGCACGCTCGGAACACACGCGTCGCCTGTTGCTGGAGGCCGCGGCCGAGTTGCTGCACCAGGACGGCTACGCGGCCACCAGCATGGTGGGCATCGCGCAGGCGGCGGGGGTCACCAAGGGCGGCCTGTACTTCCACTTCTCCTCCAAGGACGAGATCTGCGACGAGGTCCAGGTCGCGGCGACGGCGGTGCTGGCCGAGCACGTGCACCGCCAGCGCGTGCTGCCGCGCCAGGCACTGCCGCGGCTGGCCGACCTCAGTCACGCCCTGATGCACTGGCTCGACACGGATCCGACGGTGGGCGCGAGCTTCCGCATGGCGCGCGAGATGGGCTCCGCGGACGAGCGGTTCGTGGCGTTCTCCCGCGCGTGGCTGGCCCAGGTCCACCGGTACGTGGCAGACGCACTGGAGGCCGGCGAGCTGGGCACCGACATCCCGATCGAGACGGCGGAGCTGCTGGTGGCGGTGACGTGCGTGGGCCTCGAGTCGGCGGTGTCGAGCCGGATAGTGAAGCCGGAGGGCGACCTGGCGGCAACGCTGAGCAAGCTGTGGCGGCTGATCGAGCTGTCGCCGCAGGCGCCGTCCAGGAGGGCGTGA